tggtgttatcaagactttcagaaagaggaaaacaatagtgcgagactgataacggcagaacaatgtcagatttactgtcctgcctcAATAGATGCTGCATTACAAACGGCTTGCATAAagaatttaagatgctgatgaaaAGGGCCATTATTAAGTGGCACCAAAAAGACACATATCCAGTGGCCTAAAAGGGATTTAAAttctttgtgtgaactatcccattaaccTAAAGGAAAAAGCTTACCCTCATGCTTGCAGATGCATCTCGTAGATGAGCTGTTCTCCTGTTCCTCCACTAGAGGGTGACCTTTAGTATCCAGCATCTGCAGCTGTAGTGTCCGGCTGATGAATGCAGGGTTTGAACACAATGGATTTGCATGAGAATGGAGAGCTGCTGAAAGCTGTGTATAACAGAGGTGTTTTCCATCACGCTCAGGCCATTGCTCTGCCTGTGAGCCCTGCCGACCGCCATTCTGCTCAGATTTTCCCTCTTCCTCACCCTgtccctcctcttcctcctcctcgtcCTCCTCCTAGTCCCTCTGCCCTCCGGAGACGCACTGATGGACAACGGCACAGAGAGCCTGAACGCCTCCACATTCCTGTATTTCGCCTACGGGAGTAACCTGCTGAAGGAGAGACTGCAGATGAGGAATCCTTCTGCTGCTGTGCACTGCGTGGCCAGACTCAAGGTAAAAATCTGTCCATCTGTTCATTTATccaacccaaccctaaccctaacctattccttaccctaacccaaccctaacctaacctaacccatccatttatccatccatccatccatccatccgtcagtctatctatctatctatctatctatctatctatctatctatctatctatctatctatctatctatctatctatctatctatctatctatctatctatctatctatctacatacctaaccatccatccatccatccatccatccatccatccatccatccatccatccatccatccatctatctatctatccatctatctatctatctatctatctatctatctatctatctatctatctatctatctatctatctatctatctatctatctatctatctatctacatacccacccatccatccatccatccatccatatatatacctacctatccatccatccatccatccatccatctatctgttgtttcatctatccatccatccatccatccatccatatatatacctacctacctatccatccatccatccatccatctatctgttgtttcatccatccatccatccatccatccatccatccatccatccatctgttgtttcatctatctatccatccatccatccatccatccatccatccatccatccatccatccatccatccatccatccatatatatacctacctatccatccatccatatatatctacctatccatccatccatatacatctacctatccatccatctatctgttgtttcatccatccatctatctatctatctacttacctacctacctatccatccatccatccatctgttgtttaatccatccatccatatatatctacctatccatccatccatatatatctacctatccatccatccatatatatctacctatccatccatctatctgttgtttcatccatccatctatctatctatctacttacctacctacctatccatccatccatccatctgttgtttaatccatccatccatatatatctacctatccatccatccatatatatctacctatccatccatccatatatatctacctatccatccatctatctgttgtttcatccatccatctatctatctatctacttacctacctacctacccatccatccatccatccatccacccacccacccacccacccacccatccatccatccctccatccatctctccatccctccatccatctctccatcccttcatccatccatccatccatccatccatccatccatccatccatttgtctgacTATCTATCTGTCTTAATCCCTCCTCATTATCCTCCTGCAGGACTATAAGCTGGTGTTTGGCAATCATAAAGGGCTGGCGAGTCAGCGTTGGCATGGAGGAGTGGCCACCATCGAGCCCAGTGCAGGTGATGCAGTGTGGGGCGTGGTGTGGAGGATGAACATGTCGGACCTGGAGTCTCTGGACAGGTAAGAAGACCATAGGTGATGCTTACACCTGAGAATGGCAGAGCAGATGAggtgacctgtgtgtgtgtgcggatcTGCAGGCAGGAGAATGTGAAGATGGGCATCTACAGCCCCATGGAGGTGTCCGTCTCCACCAGCGGCCAGCATCTCCACTGCAGGACCTACATCATGAACAGCTGCGTCTATGCTCCCCCTTCACCACAGTATCTGCAGGTACAGGCTCAGTCTGCAATGTTCAttatttatgtctgtctgtctgtcaaatgATCCACCTGTAATTTTATCCATCATCTGTCCATTATCCATTCGTCCATTTCTCCATTTAACATttatcatccatcaatccattttaTCAATAAATCTATCCATCCTTAATCttatccataaatccatccatcaattttatcaatccatccattcattcatccattttatcAATTaatccatcccttcatccatccattttatcaATCAgtccatcccttcatccatccattttatcaATCAGTCCAtctattcttccatccatccatccattttatcaatcaatccatccattcattcatccatccatccatccattttatcaATCAgtccatcccttcatccatccaaTTTATCAATCAGTccacctattcatccatccatccattttatcaatcaatccatccattcatcccttcatccatccattttatcaatcaatccatcccttcatccatccattttatcaatcaatccatcccttcatccatccatttgatcaattaatccatccattcattcatccatccatccattttatcaatcaatccatccattcatccatccattttatcaatcagtccatctattcatccatccatcaatcaatctaccatccatccatcctttatttTACCCATCTACatatccattattttattaatccatccatccattcatcaattatTTTATCAATTCATCCATCATTTTAACAATCCATTCATGcatctttccatccattcattcattattttatcaatcaatccatccatccatccttttatctaTTCATACATCATTTTATCTATCCAGCATTCATCATTTTATTAATCAATCCGTCTATTATTTTACCCATCTATCCATTCTTTtattaatcaatccatccattcatcaattattttatcaacccatccatccatcattttatcaatcaatcaatttatccatccatccatccatccatccatcaatttatcaatcaatccatccattcatacaccattttatcaatccatccatccaccaatcatTCAATCCATtaattttatccatctatctagcaattgttttataaatcaatattgatcaatccatccatt
This sequence is a window from Danio rerio strain Tuebingen ecotype United States chromosome 16, GRCz12tu, whole genome shotgun sequence. Protein-coding genes within it:
- the ggctb gene encoding gamma-glutamylcyclotransferase isoform X1, with protein sequence MTVPLPSGDALMDNGTESLNASTFLYFAYGSNLLKERLQMRNPSAAVHCVARLKDYKLVFGNHKGLASQRWHGGVATIEPSAGDAVWGVVWRMNMSDLESLDRQENVKMGIYSPMEVSVSTSGQHLHCRTYIMNSCVYAPPSPQYLQVIVMGAEQNGLPEEYQEKLRSIETNKYEGRLPVMEELEKALKKSKERTEEIECED
- the ggctb gene encoding gamma-glutamylcyclotransferase precursor (The RefSeq protein has 2 substitutions compared to this genomic sequence) encodes the protein MSSWMILSFTLAGFSLLSSAVPLPSGDALMDNGTESLNASTFLYFAYGSNLLKERLQMRNPSAAVHCVARLKDYKLVFGNHKGLASQRWHGGVATIEPSAGDAVWGVVWRKNMSDLESLDRQENVKMGIYSPMEVSVSTSGQHLHCRTYIMNSCVYAPPSPQYLQVIVMGAEQNGLPEEYQEKLRSIETNKYEGRLPVMEELEKALKKSKERTEEIESED
- the ggctb gene encoding gamma-glutamylcyclotransferase isoform X2 codes for the protein MDNGTESLNASTFLYFAYGSNLLKERLQMRNPSAAVHCVARLKDYKLVFGNHKGLASQRWHGGVATIEPSAGDAVWGVVWRMNMSDLESLDRQENVKMGIYSPMEVSVSTSGQHLHCRTYIMNSCVYAPPSPQYLQVIVMGAEQNGLPEEYQEKLRSIETNKYEGRLPVMEELEKALKKSKERTEEIECED